ACCGACTTGAGCAGCTCGCCCACGCGCTCGCGCAGCGCGGCCTTGTCGCTCAGGATGTCGTGCTCGCGCAGCGGCTCGCCGATGATGTCCTCGACGATCCAGCGCGGGTTGAGGCTCGCGTAGGGGTCCTGGAAGATCATCTGGATGCGGCGGCGCAGCTTGCGTCCCTCGGGGGTCTTGAACGCGGCGTGCGCGTCCTGTCCGTCGAACTGCAGGCCGCCGCGCGTGGGCGCGTAGAGGCCCACCAGCAGGCGCGCCACGGTGCTCTTGCCGCAACCCGATTCGCCCACCAGCGCCAGCGTCTTGCCGCGCTCGATAGAAAAGCTCACGCCGTCCACCGCATGCAGCAGCACGCGCGGTTTGCGTTCGAGCACGCGGTTGAGCCAGGGCGGCGAGACGTCGAAGGTGCGCGCGAGGTCGTGTGCGACAACGAGGGGTTCGCTCATCGTGTCACCTCCACGATGGGTTCGGCTGCTTCAGGCGTGGCGCGTTCACCGGCCGCCAGTGCGTCGTGGTGCCGTGCCGCAATCTCGGCCTGGCCGGCATGCGGATCGGCGGCATCGTGCAGCCAGCAGGCGGCGCGCGTGGCGCCAGCATGCATGAGCTCGGGCCGCTCGGTGAGGCAGCGCGCAAAGGTGCGCGGGCAGCGCGGGTTGTAGGCGCAGCCCGTGGGAATGGCGTTGAGCCGTGGCATCGCGCCGTCGATCTGGTTGAGCCGCTCGCGGTCGCTCGTCATGTCGGGAATCGATGCCATCAGGCCCGAGGTGTAGGGGTGCGCGGGCTGGTGGATCACTTCGTGCACCGGGCCGATCTCGGCGATGCGGCCCGCATACATCACGGCCACGCGGTCGCAGGTTTCGGCGATCACGCCCATGTCGTGCGTAATCAGCATCACCGCCGCGCCGCGGTCTTTGCAGATCTGCTTGAGCAACTGGATGATCTGCGCCTGGATCGACACGTCGAGCGCGGTGGTCGGCTCGTCGGCCACGATGAGCTTTGGCTCGGCCGCAAGCGCCAATGCGATCACCACGCGCTGCCGCATCCCGCCCGAGAACTGGTGCGGGAAGTGATCGATGCGCTGCTCGGCGGCGGGAATTCCGGTGTCCTGCAGCAGGCCGATGGCGCGCTTGCGCGCTTCGCTTTCGGTCACGGGCAAGTGGGCGCGAATGGTCTCGATCAGCTGCCGGCCCACGGTGTAGAGCGGGTTCAGCGAGGTCAGTGGGTCTTGAAAAATCGCGCCGATCTTGCGGCCGCGAATGGGCCGCATCGCATCGAAGCCGAGGTTGTCGATGCGCTGGCCCTCCAGCAGGATCTCACCGCCGGCCACGCGGCCCGGCGGTTCGAGCAGGCCGATGATGGCCGCGCCCGTGAGCGACTTGCCGGCGCCCGATTCACCCACCACGCCGAGGATTTCGCCGGGCGCGATGTCGAATGAAATGCGGTCGAGCGCACGCAGCGTGCCGCGGCGGTGCGGGAATTCGACGACGAGGTCTTTGACCTGGAGCAGCGTCATGGTGGCGTTCTCCTTATCTTTCTCTTCAGCGCAGACGCGGGTTGAGCGCGTCGCGCAGCCAGTCGCCGAGCAGGTTCACGCTGAGCGCGATCAGCACCAGCATCAGGCCCGGAAACACCGTGATCCACCATTCGCCCGAAAACAGGTACTGGTTGCCGATGCTGATGAGCGTGCCCAGCGAAGGCGAAGTGGGCGGCACGCCCACGCCGAGGAACGACAGCGTGGCCTCGGTGATGATCGCGGTCGCCACCTGGATCGTGGCCAGCACCATCACCGGCCCCATCACGTTGGGCAGCACGTGGCGCAACATGATGCGCATCGGCGCTACGCCGGTGACGCGCGCGGCCTGCACATATTCCTTGTTGCGCTCCACCAGCGTGGAGCCGCGCACCGTGCGCGCGTACTGAACCCAGCCGGTCAGCGAGATGGAAATGATCAGCACGCCGAAGGCGAGTGACTCGTGCGCGCCGGGAAAGAGCGCGCGGCCGACGCCGGCGATGAGCAGCGCCACCAGGATGGGCGGAAACGACAGCATCACGTCGCACACGCGCATGAGGAACGAGTCGAGCCAGCCACCGAGAAAGCCGGCCAGCAGGCCGAATACGACGCCGACGACGACCGACAGCACCACCGACACCAGGCCGACGATCAGCGAGATGCGCGCACCGTAGATGACGGCCGAGTGAATGTCGCGGCCCTGGTCATCGGTGCCGAGCAGGTACTTGGACGAACCATC
This is a stretch of genomic DNA from Variovorax paradoxus. It encodes these proteins:
- a CDS encoding ABC transporter ATP-binding protein, encoding MTLLQVKDLVVEFPHRRGTLRALDRISFDIAPGEILGVVGESGAGKSLTGAAIIGLLEPPGRVAGGEILLEGQRIDNLGFDAMRPIRGRKIGAIFQDPLTSLNPLYTVGRQLIETIRAHLPVTESEARKRAIGLLQDTGIPAAEQRIDHFPHQFSGGMRQRVVIALALAAEPKLIVADEPTTALDVSIQAQIIQLLKQICKDRGAAVMLITHDMGVIAETCDRVAVMYAGRIAEIGPVHEVIHQPAHPYTSGLMASIPDMTSDRERLNQIDGAMPRLNAIPTGCAYNPRCPRTFARCLTERPELMHAGATRAACWLHDAADPHAGQAEIAARHHDALAAGERATPEAAEPIVEVTR
- a CDS encoding ABC transporter permease; amino-acid sequence: MKKTLARWLDSDVGYSFRTSPVAIGAALIALVCVVCAVFAGWVSPHNPFDLATLELSDARLPPAWSADGSSKYLLGTDDQGRDIHSAVIYGARISLIVGLVSVVLSVVVGVVFGLLAGFLGGWLDSFLMRVCDVMLSFPPILVALLIAGVGRALFPGAHESLAFGVLIISISLTGWVQYARTVRGSTLVERNKEYVQAARVTGVAPMRIMLRHVLPNVMGPVMVLATIQVATAIITEATLSFLGVGVPPTSPSLGTLISIGNQYLFSGEWWITVFPGLMLVLIALSVNLLGDWLRDALNPRLR